In Anopheles bellator chromosome 2, idAnoBellAS_SP24_06.2, whole genome shotgun sequence, the genomic stretch tttttttaacgAAGAATAATTTGTCAATGTAACAATTTGTCCCACCATACGCCTCCAATCGCGAATCCTGAAACAGCGGAATAAATCAATCCCAAAGTtgtaaacaatttcaaaaacaaacctaCGTGTCGAAGGTTGAAACCTCTGAGTACAATTCGCATCTTTCTattggtctctctctctctctttttctctacCCATCTCTTTCCGTCGCTCGTTCACGTTTTTGAACTGTCCCTACAACGAACGAAATGCAATCCATTAGCGAGATGGCAAATGAAATTGTGTGCCAAAATTAAACTCCGCAAAAGCGCCACCGAACCACGATGGTATAGGCTCTATCAATCGTTGGCAATGCACATGGACACAACCGTTGGCAAGCTTGCGGTTCTTCGCACCCGGAAGTAATTGCTTCACAATGCTCCGATAAGTCAGCAGCCACGGAGCGGTTGAGGAGCATCGACCGCACGAGAAAACCACGCTTCTTCCGGTTGTTCTGACCCCGTAACCACCATGCCCTCCAATCATCATAACCATCAGCAGCGTGGTTACAACAACCCAAGCCAGCTACCGGCGGCTGCCAGCAATGCCATCAGTAATGGcattggccaccgaacggtgggtTTGTATATTTAATGCTTCACAAGAGCCGGTGAGAGGGAAATAAGGCCAGCGGGGAGAAGGATCCGGACGAGAGACGGCCACGCCACGACCAAAACGGTTATGACATCTGGAACCATGCCGGCAATGGTGTAACTAGTGGCTTAATTGTGCAATCCTCGTAATCAGGTATTTGCCATTCCCATCACTACGCTGCCTTATGGGCAGCCGGTCGGCAATTGCCGTTTCCTCCTCTGCGGTGAAATGGTTCCGCTCAACCAAAATGACTCCGAAGACCACTACTAGTCCTGCCCATGACGGTGCCGCTGATTGCAGTTTCATCTGCCAGGGAATCGATGCTTATCTGTTGATATTTCCGTCCGTTTTGTGGCTGAAAAACGGAGTGGCCTTCCATCCTCCTCATCCTCAGCGCTCCAATCAAATTGGCCAAATCATTCCACCCATCGCTCGAAATCGCTACGCGTTCAACAATTTCTGCCACACGCATTATGGTCAGCAAAAACCTTCCTTGGCTCTGCAGCTCTGCAAGAAATCGGTTCCTTGCCTGCGGCACCGAAACGTCTGCATTACGACTCACGATGCCATTCCacgaatatttttttcccaaCTCTCGAAATTCTCTGCATGCAATGAACGATGTAGGATGAACCAACAAAAATCCGTTATGGGgactgtttgaaaaaaaaacacgtgcAACGTTTACATACAACCATCATGAACAGCACGCAACGGATAttgaaaaatttgtttgaGTTTCTTTGTCAGAAGGAGGGACTGGACAACGCCTATTTTGTTTCTAAAACCCTAGTTGCAATACGATGCCTATTTGTCGTGACAACTGTTAAAATTGGTCACATTCTAGAAAGGGTGTGCCTCACAGATTCTCACACAAAAATTACTGGCCAAAATTGTCCACTGTTTATCAGAACTACTCTCATTTTCAACTAAATTATTACTTAAAACCAACGGTTAAATGTCTATGGGCAATAGAAAATAGGTATGTTAGCATTACAATTTAGCATTTACGTAAAGAGATATGCTTCACTGTTTCGCTTGATACTTCACAGAACATCGGCCAACTAATGCCCAGTAACGAAAGAGAATATCTAATTTAACCATGAAACCTGTCCATTATGGCCATAAATCCGATTTACGAACTTGTGATTTATTAACGTGAATGAACCACCAGGCTGGCTAACTGGTTGACTTACTAGTTGAGAATGAGTGATATGCTCAGGCCGTGAGTTGAGAGTTTAAAACTAGGTCCTACGGTACTGCCTGACGAACTGAATTATTTCACAGCTTATGAATATCTAGCACCGGTCGCGTCACATCACCACCTTGTCACGGGTAAAATGTGACGAATCCCCTGCCCTTCACTGACCTAACTTAATCCACTTTGTACGGAAAACGTGGAAACTGCAATGCTTCCCGTCCCGTGGCGCTGTACCACTGCAAGGATGCTGACCGTTAGATAGCTTGCCGAAAACTTGCCCTTTGCGGTCTTTGGCCGTGAGCACTTTAGACACGTACCAATGCAAAAtgtgcattatttattatgcatCAAGCAGTCAGAATTGCAGATGCATTCCATTATACGGTTTACGGGAAAATCGTACGAATCGCATGAGTCATTGCTCGATCCAGATGGCAGAAGACCGTCGTTCATCGACCAGGTAGGAAACTGTGCAAAGTTCCATTCACTGTGGGAGGATCGATATATTAATCTCCATATTCTCTTTCCTATACCCAAAATAATAAGTAACAACCGGGTAAGGGCATTTCTAGATAGATGGCAATCTTCAGAgcaaatattcaaacaaataTGTTGGTCGAACTGCCTTGTTAATAGTCCAAAGGATCACGCAAGGACTTTATTTACCCAAGCTTAGGTGTACGCAATacgtttaatttaaattaatgtttgttttcaatgAAATCTAAGGTTTCTTGTTTCATATTCTCGATCATTTCCagttccttttcttcttttttcataATGTCCATAAACATCTCGTCTGTTTCTTCCAGTTCTGATACCTCTGTCTCCAACGAACGTAGTTTTCTGAAATCGAAATAACGTCTAAAGAACTCATACGAGCACATGAAACTCTGCATACATACAGAACGTGTTTTTGTTCTACTTTCTTCACCACTTTGTTGCGAGCGTAAaattcggtttgtttgtcggcGATGTACGCTTCCATCTCTTTACAACTGTTCGTTAGTCCATCTGAAATGTTTTTCAACTTCTGAAATCTTTGTTCCGcctgatcgatcgatagcTTCATTTGTTTCAGCTCGTTTTGCAATGTCCTGAAATTGTAGTTGGCAACTTGTAAAGGCTCAAGTGTGAAATGTCTCATGTAGACTCACCGACACGATGTATCAAACTCGTATTGGGACAGTTTCTCCAATAAAATGATGCATGGCTGCATTTTGTGAATGGACGCCGCATGAATGGCATTATTTTCCTGTAGTTGATTCTCATTTTCCGTGAGCATAATAAGTTCTCGTTCGAGAGCTTCTTTCTTCTCTATGAGTGCCAAAGCCTCGTCGTCTGTAACTTTATGTTCTGCCAATTGCAACAATTGCTTTTTCAGGTTTAGTATTTTCTCAATCATATCCTGGTCCTTTGCTTCAAGTACTGCCAGTTTTCCGCGCATCAACTTGTGGCTCTCAACAAGTGCTTCAATGTGCTGATTAATCTGTGGAAGCTTGTTCTTTAACTCATCGATGTCGCGGTTCATCTGTAGACGAGAGTGCAATTATACAAGTTGATATTAGAGCCGT encodes the following:
- the LOC131207783 gene encoding putative leucine-rich repeat-containing protein DDB_G0290503 — its product is MNDAALIEDWNSIIPFKIKANELETPTEKFLFKCVLSIFKLMHYDVSNYEYMYNEPFDILMVRRVEFVARINYIYQLCSDSKQTSYFFVDLVKPTAKKVKHLLKILLNYLFYINMVKETVLEKANRCTEKYNELKSKLNQEQIVKEEIQIRANNMNRDIDELKNKLPQINQHIEALVESHKLMRGKLAVLEAKDQDMIEKILNLKKQLLQLAEHKVTDDEALALIEKKEALERELIMLTENENQLQENNAIHAASIHKMQPCIILLEKLSQYEFDTSCRTLQNELKQMKLSIDQAEQRFQKLKNISDGLTNSCKEMEAYIADKQTEFYARNKVVKKVEQKHVLKLRSLETEVSELEETDEMFMDIMKKEEKELEMIENMKQETLDFIENKH